In Fictibacillus halophilus, a single genomic region encodes these proteins:
- a CDS encoding maltose acetyltransferase domain-containing protein → MKTEKEKMIDGEMYRPDDQQLVNERIQARKLTREYNATTEEEWDKRTSLIKELFGSTGQNVGIEPNFKCDYGYNIHVGENFYANFDCTILDVCEVRFGDNCMLAPGVHIYTATHPIDPFERNSGAEYGKPIEIGNNVWLGGGAIINPGVKIGDNAVIASGAVVTKNVPSNVIVGGNPAKIIKTIEMK, encoded by the coding sequence ATGAAAACGGAAAAAGAAAAAATGATAGATGGAGAAATGTATCGTCCTGATGATCAGCAGCTTGTAAACGAGCGCATTCAAGCGAGAAAGCTGACAAGAGAGTACAACGCCACAACAGAAGAGGAATGGGATAAGCGAACTTCTTTGATAAAAGAATTGTTCGGTTCAACCGGTCAGAATGTTGGAATAGAGCCGAACTTTAAATGTGATTATGGCTATAACATTCATGTTGGTGAAAACTTTTATGCGAACTTCGACTGTACCATTTTAGATGTATGTGAGGTTCGTTTCGGAGACAATTGCATGTTGGCCCCAGGTGTTCATATCTATACAGCGACGCATCCAATAGATCCTTTTGAAAGAAATTCAGGTGCTGAGTATGGAAAACCTATCGAGATCGGAAATAATGTTTGGCTTGGTGGGGGAGCCATTATTAATCCCGGTGTAAAAATTGGCGATAATGCGGTTATCGCTTCTGGAGCGGTAGTGACCAAAAATGTTCCTTCTAATGTAATCGTTGGAGGAAATCCAGCAAAAATAATAAAGACCATTGAAATGAAATAA
- the rlmD gene encoding 23S rRNA (uracil(1939)-C(5))-methyltransferase RlmD, translating to MKNTKQNNPIMKIGETIPLSIKRLGINGEGIGFHQRQVVFVPGGIPGEEMSVIITKVYPNRAEAKIKKVFKKSKDRVTPPCPIYETCGGCQIQHMSYPAQLKEKRDIVVQAFERYTKIHKDKLNVRKTIGMDEPWAYRNKSQFQVGKIDDTIIAGLYSSNSHKLINIDHCLVQHEDTNIVTNKVKQIIRDLNLPVYEERKQTGSIRTIVVRTAFRTDEIQLVIVTATNELPKKELFVEEIKKRLPQVTSFVQNVNEEKTSLIFGEQTEGIYGKDTITEHLGDLRFELSARAFFQLNPEQTVNLYNEVKRLANLTGKEKVVDAYCGSGTIGMWLAKDAEEVRGMDIIKDSIMDARKNAEKHNIKNAHYEAGKAEKLLPKWVKEGWQPDVVVVDPPRTGCDPVFLDTIIKTKPKKMVYVSCNPSTLAKDVHMLISNGFEVEQITPVDMFPQTSQVEAVCTLVLK from the coding sequence ATGAAGAATACTAAACAAAATAATCCTATTATGAAGATTGGTGAGACAATCCCTCTATCCATCAAACGATTAGGCATCAATGGAGAAGGGATCGGATTTCATCAACGACAAGTTGTCTTTGTTCCTGGAGGAATTCCTGGTGAAGAAATGTCGGTTATCATTACAAAAGTCTACCCAAATCGAGCAGAAGCAAAGATTAAAAAAGTATTTAAAAAGTCAAAAGATAGAGTAACACCACCTTGCCCGATCTATGAGACGTGCGGCGGATGTCAGATTCAACATATGTCTTATCCAGCTCAACTCAAAGAAAAACGAGATATTGTTGTACAAGCCTTCGAGCGGTACACAAAGATTCATAAAGATAAATTGAATGTGAGAAAAACAATTGGAATGGACGAGCCTTGGGCTTATCGCAATAAGTCTCAATTTCAAGTTGGTAAGATCGACGATACGATCATTGCAGGACTTTACAGCAGTAACTCACATAAGTTGATCAACATAGATCACTGTCTTGTACAACACGAAGATACGAATATTGTCACGAATAAAGTGAAACAAATTATTCGAGATCTAAATCTACCTGTATATGAGGAAAGAAAACAAACTGGCAGCATTCGTACGATTGTTGTTAGGACTGCTTTCCGTACAGACGAAATTCAGCTAGTGATCGTAACCGCAACGAATGAGTTGCCAAAAAAAGAACTCTTTGTTGAAGAAATCAAGAAAAGACTTCCTCAGGTGACATCCTTTGTTCAAAATGTAAACGAAGAGAAAACGTCGCTTATATTTGGTGAACAGACAGAAGGTATTTACGGAAAAGATACGATTACTGAGCATCTTGGCGATCTACGTTTTGAGCTCTCAGCGCGTGCTTTTTTCCAGTTGAATCCTGAGCAAACCGTAAACCTATATAACGAAGTAAAAAGGCTGGCCAACCTCACTGGTAAAGAAAAGGTCGTTGATGCTTATTGCGGTTCGGGTACAATCGGCATGTGGCTCGCAAAAGATGCAGAAGAAGTAAGAGGGATGGACATTATTAAAGATTCCATCATGGATGCCCGAAAAAATGCTGAAAAACATAATATCAAGAATGCTCATTATGAAGCAGGCAAAGCTGAAAAACTTCTTCCAAAATGGGTGAAAGAAGGCTGGCAACCTGACGTTGTAGTAGTAGATCCCCCGAGAACGGGATGTGATCCTGTTTTCTTAGATACGATTATAAAAACAAAACCTAAAAAAATGGTGTATGTATCCTGTAACCCTTCAACATTAGCTAAAGATGTCCACATGTTAATAAGTAATGGATTCGAAGTGGAACAGATCACTCCTGTGGATATGTTTCCTCAAACCTCACAAGTTGAAGCTGTTTGTACGTTAGTACTTAAATAG
- a CDS encoding carbohydrate binding domain-containing protein: MKKICAFAVSALLMMPSGVNASTEDDVNKEVQKKKEKTKWSLTWSDEFNKPKIDPQKWTYDIGNWIKDEDGNLITPGWGNNEKQYYTNSDENSFIKDGKLIIRAKKESTTDNSGTYDYTSAKLKTKGLFSQTYGRYEVRAKSPTGKGLWPAVWMLPEKDRYGGWAASGEIDIMEAWGSKPNKVAGTLHYGETWPNNRYTGKEFEFPFNDGIDSWHTYAIEWEPGEIRWYVDGELYQTQNEWYAKSQNNPIKFSYPAPFDQNFYLIMNLAVGGWFDGDPDETTTFPQQMEIDYVRVYELKNRDYRYPVEPAPKPVELPKEAKQPLEDGNLVYDGNFEKSFTRIDQNETPFDPFYWNLVTLPDFGGAASAEKEMIDNKNFAKITPQVPGSFSHSVQAIQLISLGKSGRYKVSFDAKAASDRQMSVKVGGGAERGWGKYSNEETIKLGDTLETYSFTFDMLADTDLAARLEFNLGNNGSIPVWIGNVRVEEITNEPINESATKPPLPDGNHIYNGTFDQGDMDRLTYWEFVSNHKKDRAVVNEKAREFHANLKSHSSKKTDKYLVQKGIQLIKGNEYLLSFKGKADRARSIEVGVLDESGNKSYLAPAKVTLNKKSDTHEVRFTYEGETSDYNSQLIFYLGGNSADVYLDDMVLKKLTNIPDYNEVDIQPLKNGDFLSGLSFWNPYIHFDANAQIVSEDDQAKISIDSEGNEPWSVLLEQGNLKLVEGLNYELRFSVSSQIARNIEVTLENAQYKRYFAEKVDIGNEETTYTFKFTPTETDTMSLKFLLGKSPESPLGKHVIYLDNIQLNVLK, translated from the coding sequence GTGAAAAAAATCTGCGCTTTTGCAGTCTCTGCTTTATTAATGATGCCAAGTGGTGTAAACGCCTCAACAGAGGATGATGTGAATAAAGAAGTGCAAAAAAAGAAAGAAAAAACCAAATGGTCTCTTACCTGGTCCGATGAATTCAACAAGCCTAAAATTGATCCCCAAAAATGGACATATGATATCGGCAACTGGATAAAAGATGAAGATGGCAATCTCATTACACCAGGCTGGGGAAACAATGAAAAACAGTATTATACGAACTCAGATGAAAACTCATTTATCAAAGACGGTAAATTGATTATCCGTGCTAAAAAAGAGAGCACAACTGATAATTCTGGTACTTATGATTATACGTCTGCCAAATTAAAAACCAAGGGATTATTTAGTCAAACGTATGGCCGGTATGAGGTTCGAGCCAAATCTCCTACAGGCAAAGGGTTATGGCCAGCGGTTTGGATGTTGCCCGAAAAGGATCGATATGGTGGCTGGGCTGCATCAGGTGAAATAGATATCATGGAAGCTTGGGGCAGTAAACCAAATAAAGTGGCTGGCACGCTCCACTATGGTGAGACATGGCCAAACAATCGCTATACGGGCAAAGAATTTGAATTTCCTTTTAACGATGGAATTGATTCTTGGCACACATACGCCATTGAATGGGAACCTGGTGAAATCAGATGGTATGTAGACGGTGAACTGTATCAAACCCAAAATGAGTGGTATGCAAAAAGTCAAAATAATCCGATCAAGTTTTCGTATCCAGCACCATTCGATCAAAACTTTTATTTGATCATGAACCTCGCTGTTGGCGGATGGTTTGATGGAGATCCCGATGAAACGACTACGTTTCCTCAACAGATGGAGATTGACTATGTTCGTGTTTATGAATTAAAAAACCGAGATTATCGTTACCCAGTGGAACCTGCTCCTAAGCCTGTAGAACTGCCTAAAGAAGCTAAACAACCACTTGAAGACGGAAACCTCGTTTATGATGGAAACTTTGAAAAGTCATTTACACGTATCGATCAAAATGAAACACCATTTGATCCCTTCTACTGGAACCTTGTCACTCTTCCTGACTTTGGTGGTGCGGCCTCTGCAGAAAAAGAAATGATCGATAACAAGAATTTTGCTAAGATTACTCCACAAGTTCCTGGATCTTTTTCACATTCTGTACAAGCGATCCAACTTATTTCTCTTGGTAAAAGCGGACGTTACAAAGTCAGCTTTGATGCAAAGGCAGCATCTGATCGACAAATGTCTGTTAAAGTTGGCGGTGGCGCAGAGCGTGGCTGGGGCAAATACTCGAATGAAGAAACGATTAAATTAGGCGATACACTTGAAACCTATTCCTTTACGTTTGATATGCTTGCAGATACGGATCTTGCCGCTCGATTAGAATTCAATTTAGGGAACAACGGAAGCATTCCGGTTTGGATCGGTAACGTGCGTGTAGAAGAAATAACAAATGAACCTATTAATGAGTCTGCCACAAAGCCTCCACTTCCAGATGGTAACCACATATACAATGGCACATTTGATCAAGGCGATATGGATCGCTTAACGTATTGGGAGTTTGTTTCAAATCACAAAAAAGATAGAGCAGTTGTTAACGAGAAAGCTCGTGAATTTCATGCTAATTTAAAGAGTCATTCTTCTAAGAAAACAGATAAGTACCTTGTTCAAAAAGGAATACAGTTGATAAAGGGAAACGAGTACCTTCTATCCTTTAAAGGAAAAGCAGATAGAGCTAGATCCATTGAAGTTGGTGTGCTAGATGAGAGCGGCAATAAATCGTATTTAGCACCCGCAAAAGTGACTCTAAACAAAAAGAGTGATACGCACGAGGTAAGATTTACGTATGAAGGAGAAACATCAGATTATAATAGCCAGTTGATCTTTTATTTAGGTGGAAATTCTGCTGATGTTTACTTAGATGACATGGTTTTGAAGAAATTAACCAATATTCCCGATTACAACGAAGTGGATATACAACCATTAAAAAATGGAGATTTTCTTTCCGGCCTTTCTTTTTGGAACCCTTACATCCATTTCGATGCAAATGCTCAAATTGTGAGTGAAGACGATCAAGCCAAGATCAGCATCGACTCTGAAGGAAATGAGCCTTGGAGCGTTCTTTTAGAACAAGGCAATTTAAAGTTAGTTGAAGGATTGAATTACGAATTACGTTTTTCGGTCTCCTCACAGATCGCTCGCAACATAGAGGTAACGTTAGAGAATGCACAATACAAACGATATTTTGCTGAAAAAGTTGACATCGGAAATGAAGAAACCACATACACGTTTAAGTTTACTCCTACTGAAACAGATACGATGTCATTGAAGTTCCTTCTTGGAAAAAGTCCCGAATCTCCGCTGGGCAAACATGTGATTTATCTAGATAACATACAGCTAAATGTACTTAAATAA
- the pdaA gene encoding delta-lactam-biosynthetic de-N-acetylase produces MNRLLCLILVSIIFFTQTHVIYAQRGVSNQRLEWYFEKKGEEKPPITDARYMELIHKYDSLFIGDPAKKDIYLTFDNGYENGYTDNVLDVLKRKKVPAAFFVTGQFMKTHPHLIKRMAEEGHIVGNHSYYHPDLTQVSDARLKNELEKVKLRYTEITGKTNMNYIRPPRGVFSERTIMLAKQEGYTHVFWSLAFLDWETNKQRGWQYSYNQIMKQIHPGSIMLLHTVSKDNADALERTIEALQKRGYTFKSLDDLQLKKSVPTPLLFKS; encoded by the coding sequence ATCAATCGGCTCCTGTGCCTAATATTGGTTTCAATCATATTTTTTACACAAACACATGTTATTTATGCTCAAAGAGGCGTATCCAATCAAAGACTGGAATGGTATTTTGAGAAAAAAGGGGAAGAGAAGCCTCCGATCACAGATGCAAGATACATGGAGCTTATTCATAAATACGATAGTCTTTTTATTGGAGACCCAGCAAAAAAAGATATCTATTTAACCTTTGATAACGGATACGAAAATGGTTATACCGATAACGTTTTGGATGTGTTGAAGAGAAAGAAAGTACCTGCAGCCTTTTTTGTAACCGGACAATTTATGAAGACTCACCCTCACCTAATAAAACGTATGGCTGAAGAAGGGCATATTGTAGGGAATCACTCCTATTACCATCCAGATCTTACCCAAGTGTCTGATGCACGATTAAAAAACGAACTCGAAAAAGTAAAGCTCAGATACACGGAGATAACGGGAAAAACCAATATGAATTATATTAGACCTCCAAGAGGAGTGTTTAGCGAAAGAACGATTATGCTTGCTAAACAAGAAGGTTATACACATGTGTTCTGGTCACTTGCATTTTTAGATTGGGAAACCAATAAACAGCGTGGTTGGCAATATTCGTACAACCAGATCATGAAGCAGATCCATCCAGGCAGCATCATGCTTCTGCATACGGTGTCTAAAGACAATGCAGATGCACTTGAACGCACGATTGAGGCTCTTCAGAAGAGAGGCTATACATTTAAAAGCTTAGACGACTTACAGCTTAAAAAATCTGTACCCACTCCATTATTATTTAAGTCTTGA
- a CDS encoding fumarate hydratase: protein MEKFQESMYKLIVETSTKLPKDVRRAILAAKLKENAGTRAAMSLDTITDNILKADENVSPICQDTGLPTFKIKVPVGANQIKMKKAIRQAIADATKDTKLRPNSVDSITGDNSGDNLGDGTPVIKFEQWEEDYIDARLILKGGGCENKNIQYSLPAELEGLGRAGRDLDGIRKCIMHSVYQAQGQGCSAGFIGVGIGGDRTSGYELAKEMLFRSVDDVNPNENLRKLEEYVMENANKLGIGTMGFGGETTLLGCKVGVINRIPASFFVSVAYNCWAYRRLGVKLNAETGEIQEWLYTEGEEVDFTKAEEEAAAAVEQQEEKTRSVTLEAPITEEQIRELKVGDVVTINGMMHTGRDAIHKHLMDNPAPIDLNGQIIYHCGPVMAKDAEGNWVVKAAGPTTSIREEPYQGDIMKKFGIRAVIGKGGMGPKTLAALKEHGGVYLNAIGGAAQYYAECMEKVEGVDLMKFGVPEAMWHIRVNGFTAVVTMDSHGNSLHEHVEKSSLQKLEQFKEPVFK from the coding sequence ATGGAGAAATTTCAAGAAAGCATGTACAAGCTCATTGTAGAAACATCAACGAAATTGCCAAAAGACGTTCGCCGTGCCATTCTTGCAGCTAAGCTAAAAGAAAACGCCGGAACACGTGCTGCGATGTCTCTTGATACGATTACAGATAATATTTTAAAAGCAGATGAAAATGTTTCGCCGATCTGTCAGGATACTGGACTTCCGACATTTAAAATCAAAGTTCCTGTAGGAGCGAACCAGATTAAGATGAAAAAAGCGATTCGTCAAGCGATCGCAGATGCAACAAAAGATACGAAATTGCGTCCGAACTCAGTTGATTCAATCACTGGAGACAACAGTGGGGACAACCTAGGAGACGGAACACCTGTTATTAAATTTGAGCAGTGGGAAGAGGATTACATTGATGCTCGTCTGATCTTAAAAGGCGGCGGTTGTGAGAATAAGAACATCCAATATAGCCTTCCTGCTGAGTTAGAAGGCCTAGGACGTGCGGGGCGTGATCTGGACGGTATCCGTAAATGTATCATGCACTCTGTTTATCAAGCTCAAGGCCAAGGCTGCAGTGCCGGTTTTATCGGTGTTGGGATTGGTGGAGACCGTACATCAGGTTACGAGCTAGCGAAAGAAATGTTATTCCGTTCTGTAGATGACGTAAATCCAAACGAAAACCTTCGTAAACTTGAAGAGTATGTGATGGAAAATGCAAATAAACTAGGTATCGGTACGATGGGCTTTGGCGGTGAAACCACTTTACTTGGCTGTAAAGTTGGCGTGATCAACCGTATTCCAGCGAGCTTCTTTGTATCAGTAGCTTATAACTGCTGGGCTTACCGCCGTTTAGGTGTAAAACTGAACGCTGAAACGGGAGAAATTCAAGAATGGTTGTATACAGAAGGCGAAGAAGTGGACTTCACTAAAGCTGAAGAGGAAGCTGCAGCAGCTGTTGAACAGCAGGAAGAAAAAACGAGAAGCGTCACCCTTGAAGCTCCTATTACCGAAGAACAGATCCGAGAGCTAAAAGTCGGAGATGTTGTGACGATCAACGGGATGATGCATACAGGTCGAGATGCTATTCATAAACATTTAATGGATAATCCGGCTCCAATCGATCTGAACGGTCAGATCATCTATCACTGCGGACCAGTAATGGCAAAAGACGCTGAAGGAAATTGGGTCGTAAAAGCGGCAGGACCAACGACAAGTATTCGTGAAGAACCTTACCAAGGCGACATCATGAAGAAGTTTGGAATCCGCGCGGTTATTGGTAAAGGTGGAATGGGTCCAAAAACATTAGCCGCTCTAAAAGAACACGGCGGTGTTTATCTGAACGCTATCGGCGGTGCTGCACAATATTACGCAGAGTGTATGGAGAAAGTAGAAGGTGTCGACCTTATGAAATTCGGAGTTCCAGAAGCAATGTGGCACATCCGCGTTAATGGATTTACAGCCGTTGTAACGATGGACTCACACGGAAACAGTCTTCATGAGCATGTGGAGAAGTCTTCCTTACAAAAGCTAGAGCAGTTTAAAGAACCAGTATTTAAATAA
- a CDS encoding SE1561 family protein codes for MGNSIQDKSSQKEYIKNRIDLLVDVLDSIDAETAGIEEIDRIIGMLDDLEEKCKQFRHDWEEK; via the coding sequence ATGGGTAACTCTATTCAGGATAAATCCTCTCAAAAAGAATATATTAAAAATCGTATTGACTTATTAGTTGATGTTTTAGATTCTATAGATGCTGAAACAGCAGGAATTGAAGAGATCGACCGAATCATCGGAATGCTGGATGACTTAGAAGAAAAGTGCAAACAGTTCCGTCACGATTGGGAAGAAAAATAA
- the yfkAB gene encoding radical SAM/CxCxxxxC motif protein YfkAB — MVLKTELKAITPKNDPWEAYLDMSEHKKLQLSNIEITTTTLCNMRCAHCAVGYTLQTKDPEPLPLDLVIQRLDEIPQLRAFSITGGEPMLSLKSVNNYVVPLLKYARERGARTQINSNLTLDLARYEKIIPYLDVLHISHNWGTVEEFSDTGFAMMEKKPSVDQRQAYFTRLVENAQALTKAGVMVSAETMLNKKTLPYLEEIHNHVLEMGCQRHEIHPMYPSDFASTLETISLKEMRESIHHLLDIRDKNTWMLFGTLPFYACSENEEDLRLIRRLQTEENVTVRNDPDGRSRLNINLFDGNIIVTDFGDAPALGNIKDTSLLDAYETWNESALAKELSCHCPAVQCLGPNVLVKHSYYKEVDFKNNTSKL, encoded by the coding sequence ATGGTGTTAAAAACCGAATTAAAAGCGATAACCCCAAAGAACGATCCGTGGGAAGCTTATTTAGATATGAGTGAACATAAAAAACTTCAGCTTTCGAATATAGAAATAACGACAACCACATTGTGCAACATGCGATGTGCGCACTGTGCTGTCGGATACACGCTTCAAACAAAAGACCCTGAGCCTCTTCCGCTTGATCTTGTTATCCAACGACTCGATGAGATTCCTCAATTAAGAGCTTTCAGTATTACTGGCGGTGAGCCGATGCTTTCCTTAAAATCAGTAAATAATTACGTTGTGCCATTGTTAAAATACGCAAGAGAACGTGGTGCACGTACTCAGATCAACTCAAATTTAACTTTAGATTTAGCACGCTACGAAAAAATTATTCCGTATTTGGATGTGCTTCACATTTCCCATAACTGGGGAACGGTGGAGGAATTTTCTGATACAGGTTTTGCCATGATGGAAAAGAAGCCTTCCGTTGACCAACGCCAAGCTTACTTTACCCGCTTAGTTGAAAACGCTCAAGCCTTAACAAAAGCTGGTGTGATGGTATCTGCTGAAACGATGTTAAATAAAAAGACGTTGCCCTACTTGGAAGAGATACATAACCATGTTCTTGAGATGGGCTGTCAGCGTCACGAGATTCACCCTATGTACCCCAGCGATTTCGCGAGTACATTGGAAACAATCTCTCTAAAAGAAATGCGTGAAAGTATTCATCACTTACTTGATATTCGTGATAAGAACACTTGGATGCTATTTGGCACACTACCCTTTTATGCTTGCTCTGAAAACGAAGAGGACTTGCGTTTGATCAGAAGACTTCAAACAGAAGAAAATGTTACAGTTCGTAATGACCCTGATGGAAGATCAAGATTAAACATCAACCTCTTTGATGGGAATATTATCGTGACTGACTTTGGAGATGCTCCTGCACTCGGAAACATTAAAGATACAAGCTTGCTCGACGCGTATGAAACTTGGAACGAATCAGCTCTTGCTAAAGAACTAAGCTGTCACTGTCCTGCCGTTCAATGTCTAGGGCCTAACGTACTTGTAAAACATTCTTACTATAAAGAAGTAGATTTCAAAAATAACACATCAAAGCTTTAA
- a CDS encoding winged helix-turn-helix transcriptional regulator: MDYSTMCPKYEVAMDIIGKKWTGLIIRVLMDGPKRFKDIKSQIPEMSDRMLTERMKELESVGIVKRNVYPETPVRIEYSLTDKGNSLKTIINAIQDWSEQWVDHC; the protein is encoded by the coding sequence ATGGATTATAGCACGATGTGTCCGAAGTACGAAGTAGCCATGGATATTATCGGCAAAAAATGGACAGGACTGATCATTCGCGTTTTGATGGATGGCCCGAAGCGGTTTAAAGACATCAAATCCCAGATTCCTGAAATGAGCGATCGTATGCTTACGGAACGGATGAAGGAATTGGAGTCTGTGGGAATTGTGAAACGTAATGTATACCCAGAGACACCTGTGCGAATTGAGTATTCACTGACGGATAAAGGTAATTCTTTAAAAACAATCATCAATGCCATTCAAGACTGGAGCGAACAATGGGTGGACCATTGTTAA
- a CDS encoding YfkD famly protein, producing the protein MKKRIFILIFVMLFVLSNTALAAEKTKQQPEQKQKQAEKIEKTAPKADIKVPSSVLSISKENTYPNSAQDLPYLEPSKLAKAMLKTSDVPITNPDLIRLLNESTINGSKVAFWYRAKIYLGQWPLSYQSTETTVNWEHQQINSNRLDNRGAKAIAKLSYNQTAHKKVSGGLTASIPNSEAVQKMMLITAAEKSKLPLSFQTAVGAGTKKSNVYHVSPKQVGYLNSYVPAVNERGRVTYGEVYIVLKGGKREIVIQNVTQQGIGAWIPVQDHVSFSFHTSNM; encoded by the coding sequence ATGAAAAAGAGAATTTTTATTTTAATTTTTGTCATGCTTTTTGTGTTATCAAACACAGCACTAGCAGCTGAAAAAACAAAACAACAGCCAGAACAAAAACAAAAACAAGCAGAAAAAATAGAAAAAACTGCTCCAAAGGCAGATATTAAAGTACCGAGTTCGGTTCTTAGCATATCAAAAGAAAACACGTATCCTAACTCTGCACAAGATCTTCCGTACTTAGAACCGAGCAAGCTCGCGAAAGCCATGCTTAAAACGTCGGATGTTCCAATCACAAATCCAGATTTAATTCGTTTATTGAATGAGTCGACCATAAATGGATCAAAAGTAGCTTTCTGGTATCGTGCAAAAATTTACTTAGGGCAATGGCCGCTGTCTTATCAATCGACAGAGACGACTGTGAACTGGGAACATCAACAAATTAATTCAAACCGTTTAGACAACAGAGGTGCAAAAGCAATTGCGAAATTGTCTTATAATCAAACGGCTCATAAAAAAGTGAGCGGTGGTCTAACAGCATCGATTCCGAATAGTGAAGCTGTTCAAAAGATGATGCTTATCACAGCAGCAGAAAAATCAAAGCTACCATTGTCGTTTCAGACAGCAGTTGGTGCAGGCACAAAGAAATCCAACGTGTACCATGTGTCACCGAAACAGGTAGGTTATTTAAATAGTTATGTCCCAGCCGTTAATGAAAGAGGAAGAGTTACTTACGGAGAGGTCTATATCGTTCTTAAAGGCGGTAAAAGAGAGATCGTGATTCAAAACGTTACACAGCAAGGAATTGGAGCTTGGATTCCAGTTCAAGACCACGTATCTTTCAGTTTTCATACAAGCAATATGTAA
- a CDS encoding OsmC family protein, which yields MEFKMTENGFETEVEYGTLEISGNAEYGYRPFQLLVSSIAVCSGGVLRKVLERMRMQYDDISVQAKINRVEKEANRVSDIHLHFMIKGKELSEEKVEKALNVTRKNCSMVQSVKDSINITESFEIHA from the coding sequence TTGGAATTTAAAATGACTGAAAATGGATTTGAAACCGAGGTAGAATACGGAACACTTGAGATAAGCGGAAACGCCGAATATGGTTATCGGCCATTTCAACTACTCGTTTCTTCTATAGCTGTATGCAGCGGTGGCGTTCTTCGGAAAGTATTAGAGCGTATGAGAATGCAGTATGATGATATCTCTGTGCAAGCAAAGATAAATAGAGTGGAAAAAGAAGCAAACCGAGTATCTGACATTCACCTTCACTTTATGATCAAAGGAAAAGAATTATCAGAAGAGAAGGTTGAGAAAGCATTAAACGTCACTCGAAAAAATTGCTCGATGGTCCAGTCCGTTAAAGATAGTATAAATATCACTGAAAGCTTCGAGATTCATGCTTAA